A single Vigna radiata var. radiata cultivar VC1973A chromosome 8, Vradiata_ver6, whole genome shotgun sequence DNA region contains:
- the LOC106771709 gene encoding glutaredoxin-C13 — translation MEKVIRLSAERGVVVFTKSSCCLCYAVNILFQELQVDPVVHEIDKDPEGKEMEKALTRLGCSAPVPAVFIGGTLVGSTNEVMSLHLSGSLTKMLKPYRSLS, via the coding sequence ATGGAAAAGGTTATCAGGTTGTCTGCAGAAAGGGGTGTGGTGGTTTTCACCAAGAGCTCTTGTTGCCTCTGCTATGCAGTCAACATTCTGTTCCAAGAACTTCAAGTGGACCCTGTGGTCCATGAAATTGACAAAGACCCTGAAGGCAAGGAAATGGAGAAAGCTTTAACTAGGTTGGGTTGTTCAGCACCTGTTCCGGCGGTCTTCATCGGAGGCACGCTTGTCGGCTCCACCAATGAGGTCATGTCCCTCCATCTTAGTGGTTCACTCACTAAAATGCTCAAACCATATCGATCTTTATCTTAA